The DNA segment CTTGATGTACACAGACCTTCTTCTGGATAAGAGCACAGGCCAGCAATTCAGGGAGATCGGTTTTATTCCTGTCTTTGCCTCTGATCTGCTGGGTaatggggagggaagagaggtcACTTTCTCTGTATTTTGTACCCCATCTACAAAATggtccctcagtctcctctgcagagtgCTATGAGATCTACTGACAAAGTATCTTGCCAAAGAGCTAAGTATCAATAGTGTTCCCCTCAAAATGCCACAACCATGTCTGCATAGGTgatcaaattaaaaaattaagttGACAGTTTCCTCGAGCACTGAATGGCAAAAAGGAAGGACAATTACACCAAACCTCAGTATGAAAGCATTCAACCAGAAAACAGCCTTTCACCTTTCTCCAATATCACCTTCAGCAGATCTGCTGGGGGACGTTAGCAgccaccacagcagagccacgAGCAAGGGATTAAGGTCCAGGTATCTCTGCGTCCAACCATGTGTGAACAAGAAAATATAAGTGGGAGAAAAGGATAACGACCTTCCCACCAAACAGGAGTGGAACAGCAGAgagggcagtggcagcagcagcagcatctggtaGCTGTTTGGGACAGAGCACCAACCCAAGCTTGACCAAGACACAACCAGCTCTGGCCTTcacatgaacacacacacacaccccttgcCAGAAAATGCCCAAAGACCCCCAAGAGAAGAAATGCACAGTGTTTTCCGCTGCTCAGTATCATGACATCACTTTGGAGGACCATTCCCACCAATCTAAGCACACACTCAGAGACAGCCTGAGGCTCATGGTGACCCCAtagagcagccacagcactgcacGGAGCAGCCTTGGGGCTCCTCTGGGGAGACGCAGTCAAGGAGAGGAAACATGCAACTTGCATACAATATCCTGTCCAAAtcctaaaagaaaattaaaattctcACTGCCTATCCAGGCAGGCTTAATAAGTTTGTCTCCAGCAGTTTCTGCACAAATGGAGGAGACAGCCCTTCTGTCACTGAGAGCTCTGCCTAACACAAACACATGTAAATGACTGTGTGTTAAAAGTTCAGCCATACTGGCTTTGTGAAAAGGCTTGCAAGGCACTTAATACTACAGCACCTCTCAAGACCTGATTTCTTCCTGAGCCACAGAAAATACTCTGAGAACTACAGACTCATGGCACTGGGCTACACCTCTGGTAGCCTTCAGGACCTGCAAGTAATTGAGCAACCAGCAACAAAGGCTAGTAACAAAATGGATCTCTTGACTTACACCTTAACTCGGTATAGCTGCTGCAGGTGACATGGCCACAGCACAATTCAATTAACTGGCATATCAATTAACTGGCATATCAATTAACTACTGGTAACTTGCAAGACCTAGATAAATTTCCATACGAATCTAAACAGttttaaacagagaaaacaatttAAACAGAGAAAATTCCAATTAAATTTAATAACTTGCTGGGAGTTCCCTTTATTATGCAAAATTAAAATCCCTTAAAACCCAATTCATTTTTTGCTCCTGGCTCTTAGTGATTTCTTTATTGCTTGGACATGACAAAGCAGCTGGGTCAATCACTCTTCTACGTTTTCATACCTCTAAGAATCTAAGATTTATCTCTGTTTCAAATCATTTAATAGAAAAGTGCTCAGTtatcttgggaaaaaaaaaaaccaaatccaaaactatgttttgtcttgatttttttaGCATTTCCTTGTAGTCAACAGGAGAGCCAGGACTCTGCTTCAGCTGCTAAGGTCATATCTGACCCTCACTGGAGCAGGAGCTCAAAAATAACAAATATGTTGAAAAAGAGGCAGCATAACCAAATATTTGAGACCTGATCAATTCCCTTCTCAACAGAGGACCTTGTTCAAGATTGTACTATCCGACACCCACAcacatccatccatccgtccatccACACGCTCTGCATGGACCGTATTTCAATAATATCAACATTGCTTCAAGCCTCCTTATCTCAGCCTGCCTTCTCTTGTGCTCCCACCCAAACGTGAGTAAGGAAACTTTGACCATGTTAATCTAGAAAGGATCACAGAGGCAATAAGCAAGTCCCGGAGGCAGGATCAATTTCCCTCTCATTCTGTATCATTTGCATCAACTCATCTTTTCTTAATCCCATGTATTTTAGGGAAAGCCTCTTCTAAACAACCCTGAGATAGTTTATCTTGCTAGATTTAAGTGAAGACCCCTTCTCCATTTAGTTTTGAGGGCAAATACTTATCCTTGGCCCTAGGGTTTTAGTAGCTGGCACTTCCTCCCCTACAGTTTAATCTCAAGGATGCTGTGTAACCCAGGGCCCCTCAGATTAATCTAGCCACTGATACATTTCAGGAGGCCAGCCTACAAACTACTTACAGgttgcctgctgctgcagaatgcAAACTGAAGTTTTTTAATTTATGTCAGAGAATGAGCTGAGAGCATGAAGTGAAGCTTTTACTCCTCTCCAGTTTACACTGATCTGTGCTTCTTTGTGGCTGCAGGTTTGCAGACCTTTATCACACATGCATAGCCACTAGAAAACTTAGCACTCTCAGGCCTTTGCAAGATGCTGTTAATTCATTTCCTTCCTCCAGGAGTTAAAAATCTTTCCAAAGTCACTCCATGAGGAGAATGGCTAGCTTAAATCAGCAAAGGAGGCAGAACTCCATCCATGAGCAGCCCCGGCGCCAGAATGGAAACTAGACCCCAAATGTCCATTTTCCTAAGCTAGGGCTTAATCAGTAGGCTGGTGTGGGGAGCACATAACTGCTCACTGCTTTTTTGCCACTCTGTCCTAAGCATTGTCTATTGACCATATTAGTCTTCatcttttctcctctgttctGCACCAGGCTTTGTGGACTCTTGATTCCCACTTCAGTTCACAGAGGAGGTCAGTACCTCATGGTGGATTCCCCACTGCGGCAAGGCATTTAAGAGGAAGGGCTTTAAATATGCAGCCAGGCAACCTCCTGGCTATTTGGTGACCCAGTGTCTTCATACAGCCTTATACCAAGTGACACAATGACTAGTCACTCATAAACCACCCTCTGAGTCAGCAAAACTGTCCCAAACACCTTACCCACCCATAATCTCAAACTAGGCTCACCAAAACTAGATAGTGCTTGGTTGGAATAGGACAATCATGGGTCTAAACTCCAAATTCAGGCTTGAGTCACCTCAAATTTGTTTGTAGCCTAAATGTTtgctaaaaaaattatttttctgcattcacatttagaaagcaaaacagGAAGAAGAGAATAAAACCACCCGTTACTGCTTCCaggtttctgcagctgcttcctcGCACCTCTGAGAAAAGTCAGCAAACTGCACCAAGTGATTTGTGTTCACTGAAAATAAAGGCCAAGGGCTGATGACTGAAAACTACCTCCACATGTTTCCAGCCCACAACTCCATTCCCAGAAGACCTAGAAATTTAAAATGAAACCTGGGAGTGAATAAAGGCAACCTGATGGTTGACATGATCTCCCTCCTTGTTAGGCTTATTAATTTGATTGAGTGCTATGTTGAGCCAGCTACACTAATTCTAGCTTCAAAAGAAATCAATTTCTGCTAGCCACATGGTCTCCATAGCCACTGTGGTTAGCAGACTTTGATCCCAGCAGTATTCTGCTGCAGAAGTGAAAATTACATTAATGCGTTACGTGTGGTCACAGTTTTAAGTACACCACAAATGTCTCATCTGTGCTCTAGGGCATCTTCTCTGGGTCACAAATCACAGTGTTAAGCAACCTACCCATACTTGTTTTCTGGACTGCCTTCATTTTCATTAGAGTCTGTCCCACAAGGACACATATGGTCCTGCTGAATGTGATTTGTTTTAACCCAAGTGAAGCAACTATGTGGGTATGCTCTGACCTTCTCTCACacttttcaaagacaaaaagaagTCTTCTGTCAgctagaaaatgaaagaaagggaGTACAGTTTGGAGTAAGATGGTTCATGGGCTTATTCTTTAGTACCCCAAACTTGCTGGCTTTTTGCTGATGGAACTTCTTTAAGTAGGAggagtcttttttttcttcaagataATGGGTACTACCTAGCTGAAGGAAGGTAGTATTTTAGGTAGGTAGTCTACTCACAGGAGATGGGAACCACACATCTGACATCTCTAGAGAAATCAGCTTTTAATATATTAACATCCTTTCTGGGTACTGTATTGGGAGGCTTGGTACAAAGATTTCCTTTGATGCCAGTTGCAAGTCTGCACAATTCTTCCTTTGGTGGCTCAAATGATTAGGTGTTAACAAGAGGAACCTAGGCACCTAACACTAGGAAGTTTTGGCACCAGGCTCAcaccccctctccctgctccgcTAAGGGATTTTTCTCATTCCTCCCTGATGTTAACAGCAGGTAGTTAAAGCAATTAGACATTATCACCTCTCTGGTCTTCTACTTCCTAGCTTTGTATCACCTACTTCGTAGACAATAAAAGAGCTGAATTAACAGGACCGGTGCAGACTGTTTCTGCTTCCCTTTATTCTGTATGAGAACACTGGGTCACGGAGCCACATGGACAGGCTGTGAGCTGCAGTGCTTCAGACCGTTACTGCCAATTGCCACGGTATTTTACAAGGGGAAAAACCACCTGTGGTAAAAGCATAGACATACGGAGATCACACAGAAGGTGATGTAGGGAATACGGATAGCCCATAGGGGCATAAAGCCTGGAAGGATTTTGCAAGTCCAGCAGAATGGCTtgcagctgtgcctgtgctATGAGCGAGCTGCCACATGGGCCTGCAGGTTGCACAGGCAGCCTAGGGACACAGGTATGATGTTCCTGTGAAAATAAAGCCTCATGTCTACTGAGGAGCTCCTGACTACCTGGGAATAACTGTTGTAAACTTTTCATTTAGGGATTGCTATAAACTCCTGTGCACTCTACATTCGGTGTTCATAAAGAGGCTTTCCCTTATTTGCCCAGACAGGTAAatgttcactttttttcttctttctctactCTAACTCTCCATGAACCCTTAGCTTTAATACAGGACCTCAGAGGATGACATATTTTTCTCTTATCCCCACCCAGTATTTCTAAGCCTCACTTTGTCATTCCCAAGAGGGATGGTGCAAGAGCTTTGAGCTCTTAAATCCTGCTGTCGGTTCTTGCCTGAAAGAGGTAAGTAGAGAAACAGATGGAAAGCTGAAGGAGCCTGCCCCTTGTCATCATTCACCTGTAATGGATGCAAAATGTGGGGTTAAGAACCAAAACTACAgccagaaacagaaacaaaaggagTACTTACACAGTTTCATCATTCTTGAACTCCAATTCCCCGTAAGAGTCTTCAAAGTCTTCTCCACCTCCTTTTGCTGTTCCTTCTACTGTCCTAAATGGCACTATCACTGTACCCCGAGCACCTGATGTCCTTAGGACTTTGACTTCCATCACACCAATGCTCTCACTGACATGTATAACATCACACTCAAATGTGAAGATGCCAGCGTGGTCATCATCCAGTATAGTCACTGTGGCCACACAAGGAGAAGCCAACATGGCCTTTGGGTATGGGCAGTTACTGAGCTCTGGAGGTTCTTCACTCTCCACTACACGGAGGTTACTGAGCCGTACAAAGAAATGCTCATCTTCTTCAAAGATGTCATCGTCGATAATTCCCACTGAGAACTCCTTCTGGGTCTCCCCTGATTTCAAGACAACAGTCCCCTCTGTGAACTCGTAGTCAGCACCAGCATTGGCAGAGCCATCCTCTGTTTTATAGTCCACATAGATGGTCTTGGACATGTCCCCTCCTTTCCGCACCACAGTCAGGAGAACAGCACCACAGTTCTCCAGACACTGGTAGGAGCACGGGTCAAAATAAACTTTGGAGATGAATTCCTCAGGTTCATCTGGCCGCACCTCATGCAAGCTGGTGCTCTTCTTGGCTTGCTCAGCTGCATGCTTCTTCAGAATATTGCCAGCCCCTGTCATCATTCTCGTAGCTTGAATGCGATAAAAggctctgcttttctgctggtGAGACAAGGCGTAGTAGTTAGCCATCTCTACCAGCTggtccaagtccttttctgggTGCTTTTGCTTCAGGTCCTTAAGGATCCGGATCATCTCTTTGCGAGATTCATCTACCTCCTTTCCCTCCATAGTCACTAAGTTTCCATCTAGAAAGTGGGAGTTCATCATCTTGCCATCCATCTCAATTCCCTTAGGGTGATCACCTTCTGACTCTATGATAATGCCCCTGTGCTTGTCAGTACGGTACTTTTTGTGCATGTACTTATAGAAAAGCAGACGTCTATCTGCTATCCAAGCCAGAAGGACACAaagtggaaagaagaaaagtgtgAGCAGACCTTCCCAGACTTGAACCACACCTGGAGAGAAGACAGCAAGGATCATGTACAACCAGATGTAAGCAAAGATGCTCCACGCAGCTGTGACAAAGAAAACCCTCAGGTGTTTTATCTTTCTGGTTTCCCCATCGGGGATCACATAGACACAGATGGCAATGATGATAAACATAttgaaagcagcactgccaacaATTGTAGATGGCCCCAGGTCTCCAGCTACAAATCCATGCCCACACACTTCTATCAGAGACAGAAGGATCTCgggagcagaggagcccagAGCCATGAGGGTCAAGTTGGAAACAGTTTCGTTCCAAATCCTAATGGTGGTCGTTGTGGTCTCTCCATTGGGTTTCTTAATTgtgatttctttctcttgtgATGTAATGACCTCTATAGATGCCATGAAACGATCTGCAATGATGGAGACTCCAAGGAACATGTAAATCAGTGCTACAAAGTACACGATAACACGGGCAATTTTGTCCCCAAGTGATGGGTTTTCTGGATACCATATTGGCAGAATAACACCTTCCTTGCAGTCAAAAGATCCTGAACACGAGCTGTTTTGTACTGAACTGGTTGAGTCTCCCGTCAGGCCAGCATCCACCTGCAAACCATgcaaaaacagcacaaaagtaACCAGCCCAAAATGGAGGAAGGCTGAGGTGACAGGCTGCAAGCTTAACCACGCCATACACAAGATGCAGCTTCCACTCTGTAGATCCAAAAATGCCGAGaacctgaaacaaacaaaacagagaggggggagggaagcatgagagaaaagaaagatgtaACATTTACCCAAGTGCACTTCAGTATCTCATCACTGAAGAGTACTTGTAGAGATGCCTGGATTGTCTCTCTGTCACTTTGAAGAAGGTTTTTAGCAGGGGCTCTAACAAGCTGCTTTGTTTACATGCCCAGCACATGAAGATCGATTGATAGAAAAGTAACTCAGAGGAGAagtatgtatgtatataatgGCCCACTCTTGACCTACAGCATGTGCAATAGGAGTACTGAGTGCTCAGCTGCCACTCACCTAACCGTGACGTGGAGTACTCCAGTACACAGCACTTCAGCTCAGCACAAGAAACCAAATCTGAAGCCTCCCTTGTCTCATCACCTGGGAGATGATACAAGCCAAGGAATCGCTAGCAACACAAGAAGCACTATTTAAGACCAGGGAGCAACTCCAACTGAAGTCCATTTGTAGGACCTCATTCAGTTATGAATTATGGAGTACCTGAGCGGCCAAACCATCACCCCAGTCAGCCCCTCCTAATAGGCTGCAGAGACTACGAAAGTGTCCCAGGGTTCCCTTAAGCTTTTGAGGTACAGGACTTCCACATTAGGAGGTGAAGATGTCAGTCCAGAAGTAGGACAGAAGGCCACTTTTCACTAGCCTTTCCATTGCCATCTGGATGATTGCATTTTACATCAACGTTCCTGCTTTTAAATGGTTGcagaaacccacaaaaccacGGCAGTTAGGAAAAAAAGC comes from the Indicator indicator isolate 239-I01 chromosome 4, UM_Iind_1.1, whole genome shotgun sequence genome and includes:
- the SLC8A3 gene encoding sodium/calcium exchanger 3 isoform X9 encodes the protein MAWLSLQPVTSAFLHFGLVTFVLFLHGLQVDAGLTGDSTSSVQNSSCSGSFDCKEGVILPIWYPENPSLGDKIARVIVYFVALIYMFLGVSIIADRFMASIEVITSQEKEITIKKPNGETTTTTIRIWNETVSNLTLMALGSSAPEILLSLIEVCGHGFVAGDLGPSTIVGSAAFNMFIIIAICVYVIPDGETRKIKHLRVFFVTAAWSIFAYIWLYMILAVFSPGVVQVWEGLLTLFFFPLCVLLAWIADRRLLFYKYMHKKYRTDKHRGIIIESEGDHPKGIEMDGKMMNSHFLDGNLVTMEGKEVDESRKEMIRILKDLKQKHPEKDLDQLVEMANYYALSHQQKSRAFYRIQATRMMTGAGNILKKHAAEQAKKSTSLHEVRPDEPEEFISKVYFDPCSYQCLENCGAVLLTVVRKGGDMSKTIYVDYKTEDGSANAGADYEFTEGTVVLKSGETQKEFSVGIIDDDIFEEDEHFFVRLSNLRVVESEEPPELSNCPYPKAMLASPCVATVTILDDDHAGIFTFECDVIHVSESIGVMEVKVLRTSGARGTVIVPFRTVEGTAKGGGEDFEDSYGELEFKNDETVKTVRVKIVDEEEYERQENFFIALGEPKWMERGISAQLCSRDRKLTVEEEEAKRIAEMGKPILGEHPKLEVIIEESYEFKNTVDKLIKKTNLALVVGTHSWRDQFLEAITVSAAGDEDEDESGEERLPSCFDYVMHFLTVFWKVLFACVPPTEYCNGWACFVVSILIIGMLTAVIGDLASHFGCTIGLKDSVTAVVFVAFGTSVPDTFASKAAAIQDVYADASISNVTGSNAVNVFLGIGLAWSVAAIYWASQGQEFQVSAGTLAFSVTLFTIFAFICISVLLYRRRPHLGGELGGPRGCKLATTLLFVSLWLLYILFATLEAYCYIKGF
- the SLC8A3 gene encoding sodium/calcium exchanger 3 isoform X5, whose product is MAWLSLQPVTSAFLHFGLVTFVLFLHGLQVDAGLTGDSTSSVQNSSCSGSFDCKEGVILPIWYPENPSLGDKIARVIVYFVALIYMFLGVSIIADRFMASIEVITSQEKEITIKKPNGETTTTTIRIWNETVSNLTLMALGSSAPEILLSLIEVCGHGFVAGDLGPSTIVGSAAFNMFIIIAICVYVIPDGETRKIKHLRVFFVTAAWSIFAYIWLYMILAVFSPGVVQVWEGLLTLFFFPLCVLLAWIADRRLLFYKYMHKKYRTDKHRGIIIESEGDHPKGIEMDGKMMNSHFLDGNLVTMEGKEVDESRKEMIRILKDLKQKHPEKDLDQLVEMANYYALSHQQKSRAFYRIQATRMMTGAGNILKKHAAEQAKKSTSLHEVRPDEPEEFISKVYFDPCSYQCLENCGAVLLTVVRKGGDMSKTIYVDYKTEDGSANAGADYEFTEGTVVLKSGETQKEFSVGIIDDDIFEEDEHFFVRLSNLRVVESEEPPELSNCPYPKAMLASPCVATVTILDDDHAGIFTFECDVIHVSESIGVMEVKVLRTSGARGTVIVPFRTVEGTAKGGGEDFEDSYGELEFKNDETVKTVRVKIVDEEEYERQENFFIALGEPKWMERGISGVLLNEIGGSDEISDEMKLTVEEEEAKRIAEMGKPILGEHPKLEVIIEESYEFKNTVDKLIKKTNLALVVGTHSWRDQFLEAITVSAAGDEDEDESGEERLPSCFDYVMHFLTVFWKVLFACVPPTEYCNGWACFVVSILIIGMLTAVIGDLASHFGCTIGLKDSVTAVVFVAFGTSVPDTFASKAAAIQDVYADASISNVTGSNAVNVFLGIGLAWSVAAIYWASQGQEFQVSAGTLAFSVTLFTIFAFICISVLLYRRRPHLGGELGGPRGCKLATTLLFVSLWLLYILFATLEAYCYIKGF
- the SLC8A3 gene encoding sodium/calcium exchanger 3 isoform X8; this translates as MAWLSLQPVTSAFLHFGLVTFVLFLHGLQVDAGLTGDSTSSVQNSSCSGSFDCKEGVILPIWYPENPSLGDKIARVIVYFVALIYMFLGVSIIADRFMASIEVITSQEKEITIKKPNGETTTTTIRIWNETVSNLTLMALGSSAPEILLSLIEVCGHGFVAGDLGPSTIVGSAAFNMFIIIAICVYVIPDGETRKIKHLRVFFVTAAWSIFAYIWLYMILAVFSPGVVQVWEGLLTLFFFPLCVLLAWIADRRLLFYKYMHKKYRTDKHRGIIIESEGDHPKGIEMDGKMMNSHFLDGNLVTMEGKEVDESRKEMIRILKDLKQKHPEKDLDQLVEMANYYALSHQQKSRAFYRIQATRMMTGAGNILKKHAAEQAKKSTSLHEVRPDEPEEFISKVYFDPCSYQCLENCGAVLLTVVRKGGDMSKTIYVDYKTEDGSANAGADYEFTEGTVVLKSGETQKEFSVGIIDDDIFEEDEHFFVRLSNLRVVESEEPPELSNCPYPKAMLASPCVATVTILDDDHAGIFTFECDVIHVSESIGVMEVKVLRTSGARGTVIVPFRTVEGTAKGGGEDFEDSYGELEFKNDETVKTVHIKVIDDEEYEKNKSFFIELMSPRMVDMSLQKAQLCSRDRKLTVEEEEAKRIAEMGKPILGEHPKLEVIIEESYEFKNTVDKLIKKTNLALVVGTHSWRDQFLEAITVSAAGDEDEDESGEERLPSCFDYVMHFLTVFWKVLFACVPPTEYCNGWACFVVSILIIGMLTAVIGDLASHFGCTIGLKDSVTAVVFVAFGTSVPDTFASKAAAIQDVYADASISNVTGSNAVNVFLGIGLAWSVAAIYWASQGQEFQVSAGTLAFSVTLFTIFAFICISVLLYRRRPHLGGELGGPRGCKLATTLLFVSLWLLYILFATLEAYCYIKGF
- the SLC8A3 gene encoding sodium/calcium exchanger 3 isoform X10, yielding MAWLSLQPVTSAFLHFGLVTFVLFLHGLQVDAGLTGDSTSSVQNSSCSGSFDCKEGVILPIWYPENPSLGDKIARVIVYFVALIYMFLGVSIIADRFMASIEVITSQEKEITIKKPNGETTTTTIRIWNETVSNLTLMALGSSAPEILLSLIEVCGHGFVAGDLGPSTIVGSAAFNMFIIIAICVYVIPDGETRKIKHLRVFFVTAAWSIFAYIWLYMILAVFSPGVVQVWEGLLTLFFFPLCVLLAWIADRRLLFYKYMHKKYRTDKHRGIIIESEGDHPKGIEMDGKMMNSHFLDGNLVTMEGKEVDESRKEMIRILKDLKQKHPEKDLDQLVEMANYYALSHQQKSRAFYRIQATRMMTGAGNILKKHAAEQAKKSTSLHEVRPDEPEEFISKVYFDPCSYQCLENCGAVLLTVVRKGGDMSKTIYVDYKTEDGSANAGADYEFTEGTVVLKSGETQKEFSVGIIDDDIFEEDEHFFVRLSNLRVVESEEPPELSNCPYPKAMLASPCVATVTILDDDHAGIFTFECDVIHVSESIGVMEVKVLRTSGARGTVIVPFRTVEGTAKGGGEDFEDSYGELEFKNDETVKTVRVKIVDEEEYERQENFFIALGEPKWMERGISEVAERKLTVEEEEAKRIAEMGKPILGEHPKLEVIIEESYEFKNTVDKLIKKTNLALVVGTHSWRDQFLEAITVSAAGDEDEDESGEERLPSCFDYVMHFLTVFWKVLFACVPPTEYCNGWACFVVSILIIGMLTAVIGDLASHFGCTIGLKDSVTAVVFVAFGTSVPDTFASKAAAIQDVYADASISNVTGSNAVNVFLGIGLAWSVAAIYWASQGQEFQVSAGTLAFSVTLFTIFAFICISVLLYRRRPHLGGELGGPRGCKLATTLLFVSLWLLYILFATLEAYCYIKGF
- the SLC8A3 gene encoding sodium/calcium exchanger 3 isoform X4, which gives rise to MAWLSLQPVTSAFLHFGLVTFVLFLHGLQVDAGLTGDSTSSVQNSSCSGSFDCKEGVILPIWYPENPSLGDKIARVIVYFVALIYMFLGVSIIADRFMASIEVITSQEKEITIKKPNGETTTTTIRIWNETVSNLTLMALGSSAPEILLSLIEVCGHGFVAGDLGPSTIVGSAAFNMFIIIAICVYVIPDGETRKIKHLRVFFVTAAWSIFAYIWLYMILAVFSPGVVQVWEGLLTLFFFPLCVLLAWIADRRLLFYKYMHKKYRTDKHRGIIIESEGDHPKGIEMDGKMMNSHFLDGNLVTMEGKEVDESRKEMIRILKDLKQKHPEKDLDQLVEMANYYALSHQQKSRAFYRIQATRMMTGAGNILKKHAAEQAKKSTSLHEVRPDEPEEFISKVYFDPCSYQCLENCGAVLLTVVRKGGDMSKTIYVDYKTEDGSANAGADYEFTEGTVVLKSGETQKEFSVGIIDDDIFEEDEHFFVRLSNLRVVESEEPPELSNCPYPKAMLASPCVATVTILDDDHAGIFTFECDVIHVSESIGVMEVKVLRTSGARGTVIVPFRTVEGTAKGGGEDFEDSYGELEFKNDETVKTVRVKIVDEEEYERQENFFIALGEPKWMERGISGVRSFSGEGLFRKAYAKELLLLSDAMGIAKKWEEKDPLTVEEEEAKRIAEMGKPILGEHPKLEVIIEESYEFKNTVDKLIKKTNLALVVGTHSWRDQFLEAITVSAAGDEDEDESGEERLPSCFDYVMHFLTVFWKVLFACVPPTEYCNGWACFVVSILIIGMLTAVIGDLASHFGCTIGLKDSVTAVVFVAFGTSVPDTFASKAAAIQDVYADASISNVTGSNAVNVFLGIGLAWSVAAIYWASQGQEFQVSAGTLAFSVTLFTIFAFICISVLLYRRRPHLGGELGGPRGCKLATTLLFVSLWLLYILFATLEAYCYIKGF
- the SLC8A3 gene encoding sodium/calcium exchanger 3 isoform X7, giving the protein MAWLSLQPVTSAFLHFGLVTFVLFLHGLQVDAGLTGDSTSSVQNSSCSGSFDCKEGVILPIWYPENPSLGDKIARVIVYFVALIYMFLGVSIIADRFMASIEVITSQEKEITIKKPNGETTTTTIRIWNETVSNLTLMALGSSAPEILLSLIEVCGHGFVAGDLGPSTIVGSAAFNMFIIIAICVYVIPDGETRKIKHLRVFFVTAAWSIFAYIWLYMILAVFSPGVVQVWEGLLTLFFFPLCVLLAWIADRRLLFYKYMHKKYRTDKHRGIIIESEGDHPKGIEMDGKMMNSHFLDGNLVTMEGKEVDESRKEMIRILKDLKQKHPEKDLDQLVEMANYYALSHQQKSRAFYRIQATRMMTGAGNILKKHAAEQAKKSTSLHEVRPDEPEEFISKVYFDPCSYQCLENCGAVLLTVVRKGGDMSKTIYVDYKTEDGSANAGADYEFTEGTVVLKSGETQKEFSVGIIDDDIFEEDEHFFVRLSNLRVVESEEPPELSNCPYPKAMLASPCVATVTILDDDHAGIFTFECDVIHVSESIGVMEVKVLRTSGARGTVIVPFRTVEGTAKGGGEDFEDSYGELEFKNDETVKTVRVKIVDEEEYERQENFFIALGEPKWMERGISALLLTQEVAERKLTVEEEEAKRIAEMGKPILGEHPKLEVIIEESYEFKNTVDKLIKKTNLALVVGTHSWRDQFLEAITVSAAGDEDEDESGEERLPSCFDYVMHFLTVFWKVLFACVPPTEYCNGWACFVVSILIIGMLTAVIGDLASHFGCTIGLKDSVTAVVFVAFGTSVPDTFASKAAAIQDVYADASISNVTGSNAVNVFLGIGLAWSVAAIYWASQGQEFQVSAGTLAFSVTLFTIFAFICISVLLYRRRPHLGGELGGPRGCKLATTLLFVSLWLLYILFATLEAYCYIKGF
- the SLC8A3 gene encoding sodium/calcium exchanger 3 isoform X2, encoding MAWLSLQPVTSAFLHFGLVTFVLFLHGLQVDAGLTGDSTSSVQNSSCSGSFDCKEGVILPIWYPENPSLGDKIARVIVYFVALIYMFLGVSIIADRFMASIEVITSQEKEITIKKPNGETTTTTIRIWNETVSNLTLMALGSSAPEILLSLIEVCGHGFVAGDLGPSTIVGSAAFNMFIIIAICVYVIPDGETRKIKHLRVFFVTAAWSIFAYIWLYMILAVFSPGVVQVWEGLLTLFFFPLCVLLAWIADRRLLFYKYMHKKYRTDKHRGIIIESEGDHPKGIEMDGKMMNSHFLDGNLVTMEGKEVDESRKEMIRILKDLKQKHPEKDLDQLVEMANYYALSHQQKSRAFYRIQATRMMTGAGNILKKHAAEQAKKSTSLHEVRPDEPEEFISKVYFDPCSYQCLENCGAVLLTVVRKGGDMSKTIYVDYKTEDGSANAGADYEFTEGTVVLKSGETQKEFSVGIIDDDIFEEDEHFFVRLSNLRVVESEEPPELSNCPYPKAMLASPCVATVTILDDDHAGIFTFECDVIHVSESIGVMEVKVLRTSGARGTVIVPFRTVEGTAKGGGEDFEDSYGELEFKNDETVKTVRVKIVDEEEYERQENFFIALGEPKWMERGISGGQSITGLPVSGEGLFRKAYAKELLLLSDAMGIAKKWEEKDPLTVEEEEAKRIAEMGKPILGEHPKLEVIIEESYEFKNTVDKLIKKTNLALVVGTHSWRDQFLEAITVSAAGDEDEDESGEERLPSCFDYVMHFLTVFWKVLFACVPPTEYCNGWACFVVSILIIGMLTAVIGDLASHFGCTIGLKDSVTAVVFVAFGTSVPDTFASKAAAIQDVYADASISNVTGSNAVNVFLGIGLAWSVAAIYWASQGQEFQVSAGTLAFSVTLFTIFAFICISVLLYRRRPHLGGELGGPRGCKLATTLLFVSLWLLYILFATLEAYCYIKGF